The Terriglobus roseus sequence AAATGCGGTACCCAGGAACGGGAAGAGCGACATAGCCGCGATGAAAATGACGCCAACCGCGACCACAGCTTTCCGACGATTCTCCAGCGTCCATCCGAGCAGGGCATCATAAGGCCGCCGAAGCAGCCGGACAAGCCGTGTATCGTCCTCCGACCCACCTTTCAACAGGTACGAGGACAGTACCGGTGACAGCGTGAGTGACAGCAGCAGTGAGATCGCCAGTGCAATGGCAATCGTGTAGGCAAGCGGCGCAAACATCTTGCCTTCCATGCCCTCCAGAGTCATCAGCGGCATGAACACCAGGATGATGATGGTGACGCCAAAGACCGTAGGCGTTGCGACCTCGGTGACTGCCGCAAGTACGATGTTGAGCTTCTGTCGTGCGCCGATAGCCTCCGCCGCATGTTGCCTTGCATGGCTCAACTTCGCGAAGACATTTTCGACGACGACAACTGACCCGTCCACCATGAGGCCGATCGCGATCGCAAGACCGCCAAGCGACATCAGGTTCGCCGACAGACCCACCTGGTTCATGATCAGGAAGGTCAGCAGCGGTGTCACGACGAGCGTGGTGCTCACGATAAGACTCGAACGAATATCGCCGAGGAAGAGGACCAGGACAACGATGACAAAAAGAATGCCCTCGCCCAGCACCTCAGTCACCGTGTGAATGGCTGCGTCGACAAGCTGCGACCGATCGTAGTACGGCACGATCTGCAGTCCACCCGGGATCATATGGCGGGCGTTGATGTCGGCGACGCGCTCCTTCACGCGGCTGACGATCTCCTTGGCATTCCCACCGCTGGTCATCAGCACAACACCGCCGACCGCCTCAGTGTAGCCATTCTTGATCATGGCGCCGTAGCGAACTTCAGTCCCCAGTCGCACCTCTGCGACGTCACGGATGTAAACCGGTGTGCCCCGGCTTTCTTTCAGAACGATGTTGCGGATGTCTTCAAGATTCCGCACCAGGCCAACGGAGCGGATGAGGTACTGCTCCGCGTGCTGCGGCAAAATGCCGCCGCCGGCGTTGGCATTGTTATGCGCCAGTGCATTGCGCACATCGTTGACGGTCAGGTTGTAGTAGTGCAGCTTCTGCGGATCGACCAGTGTCTCGTATTGCTTGACGAAGCCGCCCGTCGAATTGATCTCTGCAACACCCGCAATGGAACGAAGCAGTGGTCGAACAACCCAGTCCTGCAGCGTCCGGCGCTCGACCAGCTCCTCGTTCGTCAGGACATGCTTATCGTCCGCTTCACCCGGACGTTCCAGTGTGTATTGAAAGACTTCGCCCAGTGCATTCGTGATGGGACCGAGCACAGGCGCAACGCCCTCCGGCATGCGGTCGCGCACCTCTGAGAGACGTTCCGAAACCATCTGCCGTTCCAGGTGAAGATCGCTGCCATCCTGGAAGACAAGCGTGATCAAAGATAGGCCCGGCTTGTTGAGGGAGCGCATGTCCGTCATGCCAGGCAAGCCGGTCATCGCAATCTCAATGGGAACAGTAACGAAACGTTCGACCTCTTCGGGCGATTTCCCCGACGCCTCGGTCGCGATCTGCACCTGGACATTCGCGACATCCGGAAAGGCGTCCACAGAGAGGTGCTTTGCCGCGTTGAGACCGAAACCAACGAGCACAAGAGAGACCACAACCAGGATCAGCCGCTGCCGAAGCGCGCCCGCA is a genomic window containing:
- a CDS encoding efflux RND transporter permease subunit; translated protein: MLQAIIAGALRQRLILVVVSLVLVGFGLNAAKHLSVDAFPDVANVQVQIATEASGKSPEEVERFVTVPIEIAMTGLPGMTDMRSLNKPGLSLITLVFQDGSDLHLERQMVSERLSEVRDRMPEGVAPVLGPITNALGEVFQYTLERPGEADDKHVLTNEELVERRTLQDWVVRPLLRSIAGVAEINSTGGFVKQYETLVDPQKLHYYNLTVNDVRNALAHNNANAGGGILPQHAEQYLIRSVGLVRNLEDIRNIVLKESRGTPVYIRDVAEVRLGTEVRYGAMIKNGYTEAVGGVVLMTSGGNAKEIVSRVKERVADINARHMIPGGLQIVPYYDRSQLVDAAIHTVTEVLGEGILFVIVVLVLFLGDIRSSLIVSTTLVVTPLLTFLIMNQVGLSANLMSLGGLAIAIGLMVDGSVVVVENVFAKLSHARQHAAEAIGARQKLNIVLAAVTEVATPTVFGVTIIILVFMPLMTLEGMEGKMFAPLAYTIAIALAISLLLSLTLSPVLSSYLLKGGSEDDTRLVRLLRRPYDALLGWTLENRRKAVVAVGVIFIAAMSLFPFLGTAFIPEMQEGTLSPNADRVPNISLEESLKMEMSMQKSMMQVKGVENVVSRIGRGESPADPAGPNEADVLASLTPYDERPRDRTQDKIADEMRERLASIPGINLVMSQPISDRVDEMVSGVRADVAVMLYGDDLDVLVAKANEIAKVASGIQGTQDTRVDRVGGQQYLTIDINRAAIARYGINAADVNEIIETAIAGKSATEIYEGERRFAAVVRLPRAQRDSMDDIRELQISSPDGPRVPLKELATVKVVEGPALINRSMGKRRIVVGVNVQGRDLGSFVSELQGKVDKQVPLPAGYFIEWGGQFHNMERALHHLMIIVPITIAAIFFLLFVLFKSVRFAALIITVLPLASIGGVLGLFLSGEYLSVPASVGFIALWGIAVLNGVVLVSYIRKLRQEGMSQDDAVREGTRLRFRPVMMTATVAALGLVPFLFATGPGSEIQRPLAIVVIGGLVSSTALTLLLVPSVYGFFEGKADYVVEEGDEWAG